The Moorena producens PAL-8-15-08-1 genomic interval TAACTTTAGTAGATATTGCTCAATTAATCAAATAATCCTCTGATAAATACCAGAGGATTATTTTATACCTAATTAGGTATTTTATCAAAACACCTATTGAGCAGCGTCTCCCAGCATAGCAGCCATTTCTTCGGCTGATACTTAAGTGAACAGATAATTTATTTATAGTCCAGCCGAATAGAGAGCTGAGATTTTAATCCTAGCCATTGATAATAGTTATCGATGGTTTACTGGATTGAATTTATTTTAGTAGTGCTCTTATTTATGAATGAGACACTTCAGGATTTCAGTAGAATTTAATCTTTTTAATTGTACCATCGGGATAGTATTTTATTTTTTTATCCTTCCTCCGCCGAGGATACCGTTGATGATATTCTGATCGAGTTCAGTAATGAAGCTTTCAGAAACAGGTGAAGTAGCAAGGTCAGATATTGTAATGTTAGCCATTCGTAAATGTCCTATTTGTAGAATACAATCTTTTTAATTGTACCATCGGGATAGTATTTTATTTTTTTTATCCCTCCTCCGCCGAGGATACCGTTGATGATATTCTGATCGAGTTCAGTAATGAAGCTTTCAGAAACAGGTGAAATAGCCAGGTCATAGATTGTAATGTTAGCCATTAGTAAATGTCCTATTTACCGTAATTAGTCTTGTTTAGGATTAGACCTTTTATTGCCTCATCCCATGACTATCCTCTCGAGTTTATTCCAGGATTGCAAGGGGTTAATCAATTAAAAAAGTGACAAAAGTAATTCAGTTATATCTTGGTCGATTGCAAGTATATATATACTAGGTGTTTAGAGGTTTTATTGCCTTATTCCATGACTATCCTCTAGGCTTTATTCCAGGATTGCAAGGGGGTAATCAATGAAAAAAGTGACAAAAGTAATTCAGTTGTGTCTTGGTTGATTTGAAAAATAACGCTACTAGTGGATCAAGTCATAACAAGTATCAAGTAAACCTGAACAAATCTCTAGGTTTTTATAACCAAAATTAAATTAGTTATATTTTTGTTGCTTGTGCGTCGCTCCCTTGAAAGCTAGACCTGATCAAACCTCATCAAACAATTCCACCCAAGGTTTATCTTGGGTGGAATCAGAATCAGTAGTATAGCGCTATGGGCAATGGCATTGGCAAAAGGCAACAGGCAAAAGTTGACTACAACAGCTTTTGCTGCTTGTATAAATGTCAAACACCTTAATAGGTAGTGCTATAGAGTTCCAGGGATGGAGTTGAGTGAATTCACATTAGGTATTACTGCTTGGGAATCAAAAGCGTTCGCGTAGCGTGACCTACGGTCAATCGCGTAGCGTGGCCTACGGTCAATCGCGAAGCGTGCCCAAAGGCCAAGGTCAATCCCATAACTTAAGTTTACTGTAGCGCTACATACCTATGCTCTGAGTAACTCAATGGCTATATTATCGTGATGGCATCAGTTGATCAGCTTTCTGCTTGCTTTAGGCAGGCGCTTTAGAACTGAACCCACACCGAAGGCACCAACCAAAGCTAATGTACCCCAGGCCGCACTCGGTTCAGGAACTCTGTAGCTCAGGGGGTAGGGTGTAGGGTGTGGGGTGTAGGGTGTGGTGAAATTGACATCTCCCCCGGTTAAAACACGGGGGATTCTCAAAGGATGTTACGCGGTAGGGTAAACCCGTACCGCTATCGCCGAAGGCGACGCTTCGCGAACACCCTTATGTCGATATAATTTAGACAGGTGGGCGACCGATGAAAGGCGCATATTAGAAGTGGAAGGGGTAAGAGCCTTCCCCAGACCCGGGTTCAGGACTGGTTTCCACTCGAAGGGGCGTATTAAACGATGGAGTCAATGGAGAAAATAATCTAAGGATTTCCAGAAGTTATGGGTCTCACAGCTAGAGAGAAAGTAGGGATTACCGAACCATCGGATAAGGTAAATAACCGAAAAGGAAAAGAGTCAAAGAGTTGACCACAGAAACCGTTGGTCAAAGGCACCGTAAAAATTAATATCCCTGCTAAATTCGATGATGGGGATATGAGCTCCGAGGTTAGTCTATCATCTGCTAGACAATCTGAACTCTCACATGGACTCGGTGTAGAGACGGCAACTCAAGACTTGTATCTTCTATATGCGTAACCGGGTAAGCCGAGATTGAGTCCTTAACCCTAAATAGGACATAAGGTAGCCAAATCGCAAGAGGAGGTATAACTCTCAGTCCGGTAGAAGTCTGAACCAAGCAAAAGCCGACAACCTGAAAAGGAATGGGAATAAATAACCAGTCGGATAGAGGGAAAATTCCCTTGCTCGAAAGAGCGCTGAATTTCAGAGCTAACATCCGAGCCAAGGAAATTAATTACTTAGTTAACTTAAATTGTACATGGAAAAGATAGAACCGGCGTCAATAGACGTGGGTATCGTAACTGAACAAACCACCGATTGGCATACCATTAATTGGAAAAATGCCTACAGAGAGGTTAGGAAACTAAGACAAAGAATTTTCAAGGCAACACGTCAAGGAAACTGGAAAAAGGTCAATAAACTCCAAAGGTTAATGCTAAGGAGTAAGGCAAACATCCAGGTATCAGTTCGCAAAGCATCCCAAGATAACAAAGGTAAAAGGACGGCAGGAGTAGATAAAGTCAAAGCATTAAAACCCAAAGAAAAGGGAGAAATGGTTGACACATTATCAAAAAACAGGAAACAATGGAGCCCAAAGCCAACTAAACGCATCTACATACCAAAAAGCAATGGAAAGAAAAGACCATTAGGGATACCAAGTATCGCCGACAGATGCCTTCAAGCCATTGTTAAAAACGCTTTGGAACCAACCTGGGAAGCCCAGTTTGAAGCCACATCATACGGTTTCAGACAGGGAAGAAGCACTCATGATGCCCGACAAAGAATATTCCTCAATATCAATGGAGAAAACAATAAGAAATGGTGGGTAGTAGAAGCGGATATAAAAGGATGCTTCGATAATATTGACCACCAAGCATTAATGGAAACCATTGGTAATTTCCCAGCCAGAGGACTAATCCATAACTGGCTAAAAGCAGGATATGTGGAAAAAAACATATTCCACCCCACGGAAACGGGCACACCACAAGGAGGTATCATCAGCCCACTCCTCGCTAACATAGCATTACACGGATTAGAAAAAGAACTGGGAATAACCTACAGGAAAGAAAAAACAAAAAAGGGAGAGGACACCTGGAGAAATAAATCGAATAGGACATTAGTACGATTTGCGGATGACTTTGTAATCTTAACAGAAAGCAAAGAAGACGCCATGACAGCTAAGTTAATCACTAAAGAATGGCTGGCTAAAAGAGGACTAAGTCTATCCGAAGAAAAAACCAGGATAACTCACTTGACCCAAGGTTTTGATTTTTTGGGATGGAACTTTCGTAAATACAGAACCACCAAAAAGAAATCGGGATACATCACCCTCATTAAACCGTCAAACAAAAGCTTAAAGGGAATCAAGAAAAATCTAAAAGTAGAATTGGCCAAGCTGAAAGGGGTCTCAGTCCAAGAACTAATTGGTAAATTACAACCAATAATAAGGGGTTGGACAAACTATCACAGCGGAACAGTGGCAAAGGACACCTTTTGTAAATTAGAAAATTACATCTCTTGGAAGCTAGTTAGATGGTGCAAAAGAAGGTACCCGAAAAAAGGATGGGAATGGATTAGAAATAAACACTACGGGAGTTTCTGCCCTGGTAGGGAGGATAACCGAGTCTTCGGAAGCAAAGAACTATACCTGGAAAGAGCCTCATGGACAAAAATAATCAGACACACAGTAGTAACCCACGATTATTCGCCAGACAATCCGGAACTCCAAGAATACTGGGATAAAAGGAAAAAAAGGCAGGATAAGAAAGCTGCGGAGGCCAGACTAACAAAGGGCAGAAACAAGATAGCCGTGAGGCAAAACTACATCTGTCCTTACTGTGGCCAAAGACTAGGAAACTACGACAAAGTACACTTACACCACATTGTTCCAATTGAACATGGGGGACAAGATAAGTACAACAATTTGGTATACGTTCATGAGGATTGCCACCGAACTATCCACGCCTTGGGGGCAACCAATCCAGAAATACAGGGAAAACTGTACGATGGAATCAAAAAAACCCCTCCTAAAAATCGGAAACAAAAGCCAAAAGGTACAAAACCGATAATAAAGGAAAAGAGTTGCACAAGATAACGTGTTCTTCGGAAGTTGGTTGCGCCGTGTACTTGGAGACTTGTTCGCACGGTGCTTAGGGGGCGACGAGGGGGTAACCCCTCCGACCTACCCAATTAGTGAACAAATTATATCGATGTGGAACTGTCAAAATCCCGCTACCCACCTTGGCCAGGTCGATTGGCTGTGTGGTTACTTTACGGAGTATGTTAGCAGCGCCGTTCAAATCGGCGTTAATTAACTTTCCGGAGGCAGTCCTGTACAACCCACGCCTAACTCTTTTTCCTGAAGGGATCCATCCGCTGGGTTTTGCACCATGTTTTGGTAATGAATCACCGTCCAAGAAAGACGCTTTGCTTGTATAGGATTCTTCAGTGACAATCAGATTTATTCCATATTCACGACATTGCTGCTTTAACCTTTCAATTAGTCGCTTAGTAGGAATGGGGACAAACTGTTGGTTTCCTTTCTTTCCCATGTTAGAAAGGCTTTTCTGTCCTTCGTTCCAACCAAAAACCAAATTACCTATTCCATCATTTAGGCAACGATTAACGAGGAATCTAGCCGCTTTATTTATGGCGTCCCGCATCTGATTATTCCGCTTCAACTGAATTTTATCCAGATGGGAGTCCCAGTACTTTTCCGACTTTCCTGACTTATACTTAGCCACAAGGCGACAGTAACCTTGGTTCATTGACTTAAGCTTTCGACCGTCAATAATAAAGCTCTTTCCTAAGGTCGAAACGCAGGTTAGCCAGTTATCGCCACCATGGTCTATTCCAATCGCGTTAGAGTAATCAAGATTTGGATTATCAGTTACTGGTTGCTTTCTATCATCAATAACCCAATCTATCCATAGCTGTCCGTAGTAAGGACGAACGGTAACCTCTTTCACCCAATCAGGATCAATGAAATCTGGAGGAGATAATGCTATTTGAACTAATAATTCAGGCTTGCTTTCCTTGCTAACGGAGGGGTGAAACAAACCTTCTTTGTATATGAGGGAAGCCCGTGGGAAAGTCACCGCAGCAAAACCTCCAGACTTTCTATAGCGAGGGAACCTAGGTCTATCTACTTTTCCTTGGTAGTACAAACCCACTAGTTTGTTATAGCTAGAGTACGCTTCCCCTACAGTTTTTAAAGTTTGCTGTGCAGATTGAGCCGCCATCGCCTTATAGTGGGGCGACATTTTTAGAGCTTTGTCTATTTCAGGGTATTTAGTCGTACATTTGTAGGTTTTCCACCCTGCCCTTAGCTCATCTCCACGCCAGTAGGTAGTATAAGCTTTTTGTTCCTCAAGCCACTTGTAGTGTTTTTGTTTTGCATAGTAAACAGCGCAATTAAACAGGCTGTTAGCTTGCTGGCACTGAAACTCCCAGAACACTTTCTCTTCGTTTGAAAAGTTAGCTTTTATTGGGATCGTCTTGTACATTTGACAACCTCGACCCTTTTGTTATCATACTACTAGTGTATACGTATGGTCTAGTAATGTCAAACAAAAACCGATCTAAATCTCAAAAAAGAATGAGAGGAATTCCTGTATACTATGACGAGATCAAAAAACCACACACTATCATGTTCACAGATACTGTGTGGAAGTGGTTGCAGCTTTCCGCGAAGGACTCAAACACCAGTGCCGGAGAGCTTATAGAACGTTGGGTTAGAAGCCAAATAGAGGACACGACGCCGATATTTCCAGTCTCTGTTTTTCATCCCGGAGACGAAACCTTAGAATAAGGCAGCCTTAATCATAAAGTTTTAACCCTTTTGCTCATAGCCGACCAACCATAAAGGCTGCCTTATTCTTGCGGTAACTTCTGACCCCGGCTAAAGCACGGGGGTTCTCAAATTTCAGGAAGTTTTGATAGAAAGTACGATATGCTCATCTTTCCCCTAGAAAAGATGGGGGATGCCAACCATTAATTGTCCATCGAAACCGTGCTTCTACAACAAGGGGATTATTCATTTTGAGCGTAATGACTGTTACTCGTCCCACAGGGGTTAGTCCTTGAATTTTTGTGAAATCCACATTCCATGAGAAATGTTCATCCCAATTCTGAGTGCGGGGATTAAATAAGTGAACAGTTTGATTGGTTAAAGGGTCGAGGGCAACAGTTGTATCCGATTTAAATTGGTTGCAGGTATAGCAGGCGAGGCAAACATTGGAAAATATGCTCTTTCCCCCTTTAGATTGTGGTAAAATCTGATCGTAAGTTAAAGGAATACCACTATTTGCCTCACTGGTTTGACAATAACAACAATAACGGCGATCTTGGCGATCAATCTCATTCTTCAAAGATATTGGAATATAGGCCATGAGGTTACACAATACTTTGAGGAACTGGGTAACCGCGCCATTTCAGGAGAGCCGCTGCATGAGCTTTGCGTAGCATAAAACGATCTGCTGAAATCTTAAGCTGCTCAAGTTCAATCTGTTCTGCATCTGTTAAAGAACGCTCTTGATTTTGAGCTAACAACCAGTAGTGACGCTCCATTTCTTCCGGTGTTTTTTTACTCTGGGCGATGGGCCACAAAGCTTGGTCTTCCAACCTATCTAAGGCAGCTAGATCTGCTTGAAATTCTTCAGGTACATCAGACCAATTGGGGGGACTACCAATTTGTAAAGCATGGAGCATGACAGCTTCAAGAGAGCGTTCAGTTGCTTGGGCAGTGTTGACCAAGCGCTGATAGAGGAAGTCAGGAATTTGCAGAGTAATGGTTGTTGAAATAGAATTCATGACGGGAGCTCCTGAAAGCGCAGTCCGTATAGAGTCTATTGTAGCTCAGGGGGTAGGGTGTAGGGTGTAGGGTGTAGGGTGTAGGGAAAAAAGACCGAGCTTCCTGACAGAAAACAAAAGGGAGATGCTCCGATGAAGGTTTGCTATTACTGTCGCCAGAGTGGGCAGGACAAAAGTTTTTAGAGAAATTCAACTACTTGCCGCCTTTGGATTGGCGACGTAATTCTGTACTTATCGGAGCAACATCAGAACAGCAAAAAAAATACAAGAATTATTTACAAAAAGTTGCAAAGCTGGGAAACTTGGGACAGGAGTGGGTTTGGGAACAGCTTTGCTTGGAGTTGGGGGGTTAATATAGCTGTTGCCTCATCAGCAGTTCTAATCCGAGTAGGAGTACTTGCAGCAAGAGTCCCCGTGGTACAGGTTCCCACTACCGCAATCTCCAATTGCGCCTTCAGGGGAATTGTTGTAGATGTCGTCTGCTTACCGAAATCATTATGGGAATAGATATTTATCCTTGAGATGCAAAATCAGCCCTTGCTCCTGGTTGGACGAAGATACAGCTATGTTAGAAATCGCATTAATTTTGTTGTGGTTATAGTTTGAAAACACGCCCTAGTGCCTGATCATCTTCATCCAAAAATTAAATCAAACTTTACACAAACAACATAAAAATCCACCAAAATCTAAAATTAGATAAAAATCATCCAAAAAAACGACAAAATAAGCCACAAATTGGCCAAAATCATCCAAAAAATCCACAATACTAGGGAAATTTGACTATTAAAACCAACACAAAAGCCAACATCCACCCTCGATCATCAAAACAATGAGTTAAAGACTTTTTAGTTACAAATATGTCAGGACATCAGTCAAAACCTGATTTTGAGGGTGCATGTACTAGTACAGGTAAATATTTAACAGGGTTTCAGCGCAAACTACTACAAAAAAGTCTACGAGCCGATTTACCCCAGCATTATCGTCAGCGC includes:
- the ltrA gene encoding group II intron reverse transcriptase/maturase, with amino-acid sequence MEKIEPASIDVGIVTEQTTDWHTINWKNAYREVRKLRQRIFKATRQGNWKKVNKLQRLMLRSKANIQVSVRKASQDNKGKRTAGVDKVKALKPKEKGEMVDTLSKNRKQWSPKPTKRIYIPKSNGKKRPLGIPSIADRCLQAIVKNALEPTWEAQFEATSYGFRQGRSTHDARQRIFLNINGENNKKWWVVEADIKGCFDNIDHQALMETIGNFPARGLIHNWLKAGYVEKNIFHPTETGTPQGGIISPLLANIALHGLEKELGITYRKEKTKKGEDTWRNKSNRTLVRFADDFVILTESKEDAMTAKLITKEWLAKRGLSLSEEKTRITHLTQGFDFLGWNFRKYRTTKKKSGYITLIKPSNKSLKGIKKNLKVELAKLKGVSVQELIGKLQPIIRGWTNYHSGTVAKDTFCKLENYISWKLVRWCKRRYPKKGWEWIRNKHYGSFCPGREDNRVFGSKELYLERASWTKIIRHTVVTHDYSPDNPELQEYWDKRKKRQDKKAAEARLTKGRNKIAVRQNYICPYCGQRLGNYDKVHLHHIVPIEHGGQDKYNNLVYVHEDCHRTIHALGATNPEIQGKLYDGIKKTPPKNRKQKPKGTKPIIKEKSCTR
- a CDS encoding RNA-guided endonuclease InsQ/TnpB family protein, yielding MYKTIPIKANFSNEEKVFWEFQCQQANSLFNCAVYYAKQKHYKWLEEQKAYTTYWRGDELRAGWKTYKCTTKYPEIDKALKMSPHYKAMAAQSAQQTLKTVGEAYSSYNKLVGLYYQGKVDRPRFPRYRKSGGFAAVTFPRASLIYKEGLFHPSVSKESKPELLVQIALSPPDFIDPDWVKEVTVRPYYGQLWIDWVIDDRKQPVTDNPNLDYSNAIGIDHGGDNWLTCVSTLGKSFIIDGRKLKSMNQGYCRLVAKYKSGKSEKYWDSHLDKIQLKRNNQMRDAINKAARFLVNRCLNDGIGNLVFGWNEGQKSLSNMGKKGNQQFVPIPTKRLIERLKQQCREYGINLIVTEESYTSKASFLDGDSLPKHGAKPSGWIPSGKRVRRGLYRTASGKLINADLNGAANILRKVTTQPIDLAKVGSGILTVPHRYNLFTNWVGRRGYPLVAP
- a CDS encoding HNH endonuclease, whose protein sequence is MAYIPISLKNEIDRQDRRYCCYCQTSEANSGIPLTYDQILPQSKGGKSIFSNVCLACYTCNQFKSDTTVALDPLTNQTVHLFNPRTQNWDEHFSWNVDFTKIQGLTPVGRVTVITLKMNNPLVVEARFRWTINGWHPPSFLGER